The Phytohabitans houttuyneae genome has a segment encoding these proteins:
- a CDS encoding histidine phosphatase family protein yields the protein MGEVVLVRHGQTEWSAAHRHTSYTDIDLTADGEQQARATGRTLAGRAFVAVFCSPRKRALRTAKLAGLAVSEVDADLVEWDYGEYEGITTDEIHRTRDPHWNLWTDGCPGGESPDQVGARLDRALAKARVAAERGDVALVGHGHALRVAGARWVELPASGGGKLRLDTATISVLGYEHRRPVIRQWNA from the coding sequence GTGGGGGAAGTCGTACTCGTGCGCCACGGTCAGACCGAGTGGAGCGCCGCGCACCGGCACACGTCGTACACCGACATCGACCTGACGGCCGACGGCGAGCAACAGGCCCGCGCGACCGGGCGCACCCTCGCCGGCCGGGCGTTCGTCGCGGTCTTCTGCAGCCCGCGCAAGCGGGCGCTGCGCACCGCGAAGCTGGCCGGCCTCGCGGTGTCCGAGGTGGACGCGGACCTGGTGGAGTGGGACTACGGGGAGTACGAGGGGATCACCACCGACGAGATCCACCGCACCCGCGATCCACACTGGAACCTCTGGACCGACGGCTGCCCCGGCGGCGAGTCCCCCGACCAGGTGGGCGCGCGCCTCGACCGGGCGCTCGCCAAAGCGCGCGTGGCCGCCGAGCGGGGTGACGTGGCGCTGGTCGGGCACGGCCACGCGCTGCGGGTGGCCGGCGCGCGGTGGGTGGAGCTGCCGGCCAGCGGCGGCGGCAAGCTGCGGCTGGACACCGCCACGATCTCGGTCCTGGGCTACGAGCACCGCCGCCCGGTCATCCGCCAGTGGAACGCGTGA
- a CDS encoding RNA polymerase sigma factor, translating to MAQGGRPAAAGAGRPEKLALVAGEPPAEPTGDDRLALIFACCHPSLNEPLQVALTLHAASGLAAEAIAAAFLVPTPTMAQRLVRAKRQLRAGGVRFELPPPEEYPLRLPAVLATVYLVFNEGYLASARDTPQRRDLTREALDLARQLAALMPGEPEAAGLAALLELNEARAATRFDAEGRLVLLEEQDRTRWDRRAIEAAAARLRRAVTLDRPGPYLLQAAIAAQHALAPTYARTDWAAIRGLYDTLYLVQPTPVVRLGRAVATRYTDGPAAALAEVDELAQRLSGYRLWHSTRAELLRDLGRDEEAAEATRRALALATNPAERELLARRLGSGSLSPRVG from the coding sequence GTGGCGCAAGGCGGTCGACCGGCTGCGGCGGGAGCGGGCCGGCCGGAGAAGCTCGCGCTCGTCGCCGGTGAGCCGCCGGCCGAGCCGACCGGGGACGACCGGCTGGCGCTGATCTTCGCGTGCTGCCACCCGTCGCTGAACGAGCCGCTGCAGGTGGCGTTGACGCTGCACGCGGCGAGCGGGCTGGCGGCGGAGGCGATCGCGGCCGCGTTCCTGGTGCCGACGCCGACGATGGCGCAGCGGCTGGTGCGGGCCAAGCGGCAGCTGCGCGCCGGCGGGGTGCGGTTCGAGCTGCCGCCGCCGGAGGAGTACCCGCTGCGGCTGCCCGCGGTGCTCGCCACCGTGTACCTGGTCTTCAACGAGGGGTACCTGGCCAGCGCCCGGGACACCCCGCAGCGGCGCGACCTCACCCGCGAGGCGCTCGACCTGGCGCGCCAGCTCGCCGCGCTGATGCCGGGGGAGCCGGAGGCGGCGGGGCTGGCCGCGCTCCTGGAGCTGAACGAGGCGCGTGCCGCCACCCGCTTCGACGCCGAGGGGCGGTTGGTGCTGCTGGAGGAGCAGGACCGTACCCGATGGGACCGGCGTGCGATCGAGGCCGCGGCCGCGCGCCTGCGGCGGGCGGTGACCCTCGACCGGCCCGGGCCTTACCTGCTGCAGGCCGCGATCGCCGCACAGCACGCGCTCGCCCCCACGTACGCGCGAACGGACTGGGCGGCCATCCGCGGCCTCTACGACACGCTCTACCTCGTCCAGCCGACGCCCGTGGTGCGGCTGGGGCGGGCGGTGGCGACCCGGTACACGGACGGGCCGGCCGCCGCGCTGGCCGAGGTGGACGAGCTGGCGCAGCGGCTGTCCGGGTACCGGCTGTGGCACTCCACGCGCGCCGAGCTGCTGCGTGACCTGGGCCGCGACGAGGAGGCGGCCGAGGCCACGCGGCGGGCGCTCGCGCTGGCCACCAACCCGGCCGAGCGCGAGCTGCTCGCGCGCCGCCTCGGCAGTGGCTCGCTCAGTCCTCGCGTTGGATGA
- a CDS encoding sigma factor, translating into MGGVKALLDRVWRDEAGSMLGVLSRRLGDLDLAEDALQEAVGEALRRWPADGVPDSPTGWLVTAAWRKAVDRLRRERAGRRSSRSSPVSRRPSRPGTTGWR; encoded by the coding sequence GTGGGCGGGGTGAAGGCGCTGCTCGACCGGGTGTGGCGCGACGAGGCGGGCAGCATGCTCGGCGTGCTCAGCCGGCGCCTCGGCGACCTCGACCTCGCCGAGGACGCGCTGCAGGAGGCGGTCGGTGAGGCGCTGCGGCGCTGGCCCGCCGACGGCGTGCCGGACAGCCCCACCGGGTGGTTGGTCACGGCGGCGTGGCGCAAGGCGGTCGACCGGCTGCGGCGGGAGCGGGCCGGCCGGAGAAGCTCGCGCTCGTCGCCGGTGAGCCGCCGGCCGAGCCGACCGGGGACGACCGGCTGGCGCTGA
- a CDS encoding YciI family protein: MRYVMLISVDEEGWGADEEKTQSVYQEIFAWYDKWHAAGKVVDGGAQLDSVRKAKTISRGTDGRPVVTDGPFLELKEVIAGIINLDCDDLDEAVAIASTWPAIAPFDEKVEVRPIIQRED; this comes from the coding sequence ATGCGCTACGTCATGTTGATCTCGGTGGACGAGGAAGGCTGGGGCGCGGACGAGGAGAAGACCCAGTCCGTGTACCAGGAGATCTTCGCCTGGTACGACAAGTGGCACGCCGCCGGCAAGGTGGTCGACGGCGGCGCCCAGCTCGACTCGGTGCGCAAGGCCAAGACCATCAGCCGCGGCACCGACGGGCGACCGGTGGTGACCGACGGCCCGTTCCTGGAGCTCAAGGAGGTCATCGCCGGCATCATCAACCTCGACTGCGACGACCTCGACGAGGCGGTGGCGATCGCGTCGACGTGGCCGGCCATCGCGCCGTTCGACGAAAAGGTCGAGGTCCGCCCCATCATCCAACGCGAGGACTGA
- a CDS encoding acyl-CoA dehydrogenase family protein, whose protein sequence is MERLLPTPEAYELLDLARELADGELAPRVDDFEARGEFPREVIRTIGRAGLLGLPYPEDLGGAGQPYEVYLQVVEILAGRWLAVAEAVSVHTLSCYPVYAHGGEQLRKLLPDMLGGELLGAYCLSEPQGGSDAASLATKAVLDGEAYVVTGTKAWITHAGRADFYNIFCRTGGEGSHGISCLLADAATPGIVPQAPEKTMGLRSSPVAQIAFDGARVPADRLVGAEGTGFRIAMEALDSGRLGIASCAVGLAQAALDYAVGYAREREQFGRSILDFQGIRFMLADAATGIAAARALVLAAARLKDAGRPYSAEAAKAKLFATDMAMRVTTDAVQVLGGYGYVADHPVERYMREAKVLQIVEGTNQIQRLVIAKSL, encoded by the coding sequence ATGGAACGTCTCCTGCCCACGCCCGAGGCGTACGAGCTGCTGGACCTCGCCCGCGAGCTGGCCGATGGCGAGCTGGCCCCGCGGGTGGACGACTTCGAGGCGCGCGGCGAGTTCCCGCGCGAGGTGATCCGCACGATCGGCCGCGCCGGCCTGCTCGGCCTGCCCTACCCGGAGGACCTCGGCGGCGCCGGCCAGCCGTACGAGGTCTACCTGCAGGTGGTGGAGATCCTCGCCGGTCGGTGGCTGGCCGTCGCGGAGGCGGTCAGCGTCCACACGCTGTCCTGCTATCCGGTGTACGCACACGGCGGCGAGCAGCTGCGCAAGCTCCTGCCCGACATGCTCGGCGGCGAGCTGCTGGGCGCCTACTGCCTGAGCGAGCCGCAGGGTGGCTCCGACGCCGCCAGCCTGGCCACGAAGGCGGTGCTGGACGGCGAGGCGTACGTGGTCACCGGCACCAAGGCGTGGATCACGCACGCCGGCCGGGCCGACTTCTACAACATCTTCTGCCGTACCGGCGGGGAGGGCTCGCACGGCATCTCCTGCCTGCTGGCCGACGCGGCCACGCCGGGCATCGTGCCGCAGGCGCCGGAGAAGACGATGGGGCTGCGCTCGTCCCCGGTCGCCCAGATCGCGTTCGACGGCGCCCGCGTCCCCGCCGACCGCCTCGTGGGCGCCGAGGGCACCGGCTTCCGGATCGCGATGGAGGCGCTCGACTCGGGCCGCCTGGGCATCGCGTCCTGCGCGGTCGGTCTCGCCCAGGCGGCGCTCGACTACGCGGTGGGGTACGCCCGGGAGCGCGAGCAGTTCGGCCGCTCCATCCTGGACTTCCAGGGCATCCGCTTCATGCTCGCCGACGCCGCGACCGGCATCGCGGCGGCGCGGGCGCTGGTGCTGGCCGCGGCGCGGCTCAAGGACGCCGGCCGCCCGTACTCGGCCGAGGCCGCGAAGGCCAAGCTCTTCGCGACGGACATGGCGATGCGCGTGACGACGGACGCGGTGCAGGTGCTGGGCGGGTACGGCTACGTGGCGGACCATCCGGTGGAGCGGTACATGCGCGAGGCCAAGGTGCTGCAGATCGTCGAGGGCACCAACCAGATCCAACGCCTGGTGATCGCCAAGTCGTTGTGA
- a CDS encoding Lrp/AsnC family transcriptional regulator encodes MEEIDRAILAALTADGRLSYTDLAERVGLSVSAVHQRVRRLEQRGVIKGYGARVSYEALDLPLSAFIAIRPLDPSQPDDAPDRLAHLPEIDSCYSVAGEDFYMLLVRVASPAELERLLQQIRTAANVTTRTTVVLSTPYEGRPPRITRSTGG; translated from the coding sequence GTGGAGGAGATCGATCGCGCCATCCTCGCGGCGCTCACCGCGGACGGCCGCCTGTCGTACACGGACCTGGCCGAGCGGGTGGGGCTGTCGGTGTCCGCGGTGCACCAGCGGGTGCGGCGGCTGGAGCAGCGCGGCGTCATCAAGGGGTACGGCGCGCGCGTCTCGTACGAGGCGCTCGACCTGCCGTTGAGCGCGTTCATCGCGATCCGCCCGCTCGACCCGTCGCAGCCCGACGACGCGCCCGACCGGCTCGCCCACCTGCCCGAGATCGACTCCTGCTACTCGGTGGCGGGGGAGGACTTCTACATGCTGCTGGTGCGCGTGGCCAGCCCGGCCGAGCTGGAGCGCCTGCTGCAGCAGATCCGCACCGCGGCGAACGTGACCACCCGCACCACCGTCGTCCTCTCCACCCCCTACGAGGGGCGGCCGCCGCGGATCACGCGTTCCACTGGCGGATGA